In Thermodesulfovibrionales bacterium, one DNA window encodes the following:
- a CDS encoding transglycosylase SLT domain-containing protein, with product MSGGKSETNVEFVDVAPYESNPVAAKAVRSSISLFTERIKEKFSLWLARSGKYLDLMKEIMRANNIPEDIAFLPLIESGFSTNAYSVARAVGPWQFIAATGKRYGLKIDWWRDERKDPVKSTEAAANYLKDLYGMFGSWNLAMAAYNAGEGNILKALNRSKSDDYWDLLSTKHIRNETKEYVPRFIAAKMIADDPQSFGFENLNYHSPLAYDEVTLEKPVDLDVVARCAEVGVETIRELNPELRRWSTPPNVLSYTMRIPDGKKDLFQKNLDAVPEKERFTIVTYVVKKGDTIKKVSNKAGVPVNVILELNEGLKPLKVGEKIYLPPRDKFFMDRDDKATVKKATLKKPKKSRGRLGGKKVLVTSLPRKDGYVNN from the coding sequence ATGTCTGGTGGAAAATCAGAAACAAACGTCGAGTTTGTTGATGTCGCCCCCTACGAGTCCAATCCTGTGGCGGCAAAGGCTGTACGGAGTAGTATATCGCTTTTCACAGAGAGGATAAAGGAGAAATTTTCGCTCTGGCTGGCGCGATCAGGCAAATATCTTGATCTCATGAAGGAGATCATGAGAGCGAACAATATCCCTGAAGATATCGCCTTCCTCCCCCTCATAGAAAGCGGTTTCAGCACCAATGCCTATTCCGTGGCGAGGGCGGTCGGCCCCTGGCAATTCATTGCGGCAACAGGGAAACGGTATGGTCTCAAGATAGATTGGTGGCGGGATGAGAGGAAAGACCCGGTCAAGTCCACGGAGGCTGCTGCAAACTACCTGAAGGACCTCTATGGCATGTTTGGCTCATGGAACCTTGCTATGGCAGCTTACAATGCCGGTGAGGGGAATATACTCAAGGCGCTGAACAGGTCAAAGAGCGATGACTATTGGGATCTTCTGAGCACGAAGCACATAAGGAACGAGACAAAGGAATATGTGCCGAGATTCATCGCAGCGAAAATGATCGCTGACGATCCCCAGTCCTTTGGCTTTGAGAATCTGAACTACCATTCTCCCCTTGCCTACGACGAGGTGACCCTTGAGAAACCCGTCGACCTTGACGTCGTTGCACGCTGCGCTGAAGTCGGCGTCGAGACCATCAGAGAATTGAACCCTGAGCTTAGAAGATGGAGCACTCCCCCGAATGTTCTTTCCTATACGATGAGGATACCGGACGGGAAGAAAGACCTCTTTCAGAAAAACCTTGATGCCGTCCCTGAAAAAGAACGGTTTACGATTGTCACGTATGTTGTCAAGAAGGGCGACACAATCAAAAAGGTCTCGAATAAGGCAGGCGTTCCGGTCAACGTCATTCTTGAACTCAATGAAGGTTTGAAGCCGCTCAAGGTCGGAGAGAAGATCTATCTTCCGCCAAGGGACAAGTTTTTCATGGACAGGGACGACAAGGCGACGGTGAAAAAGGCCACCCTTAAGAAACCGAAGAAGAGCAGGGGAAGGCTTGGTGGCAAGAAGGTCCTTGTAACCTCTCTGCCGAGAAAAGACGGGTACGTCAATAATTAG